The following DNA comes from Azotosporobacter soli.
GATAGTTTTCCGCAAAAGATATTCTTGCTAATAATTAATTTAAGTACTATTATTCTTATTAAAAGAAATATTTAAAATAAAAAACTAACGAAAGAAGTGTTTGTGTGGATAAAAATGATTTGTCTATCATCCGCCACTTACTGCAGTCCGGTCGGGCAACCTGGGCCGAACTGGCGAATCTTGTCGGCCTGACTCCACCAGCCGTTGCCGAACGGGTACGCAAGCTTGAAGATTCCGGCGTCATCACCGGATATGCCGCGCTTGGCAATCCTCTCTTGCTCGGCTGCAGCGTAGCAGCTTTCATCTCGGTAACACTCGAACACCCACGCTATCGTAGCGACTTTCTCCATTTGACGCAAACGCAGTCGTTGGTGATGGAATGTCATCACGTCGCCGGCGAAGCGGATTATATTCTTAAGGTTCGCTGT
Coding sequences within:
- a CDS encoding Lrp/AsnC family transcriptional regulator, with protein sequence MDKNDLSIIRHLLQSGRATWAELANLVGLTPPAVAERVRKLEDSGVITGYAALGNPLLLGCSVAAFISVTLEHPRYRSDFLHLTQTQSLVMECHHVAGEADYILKVRCRTTAELETFISETLKALPGISRTRTTVILSSSKENPRLPLGDDA